A single region of the Vespula pensylvanica isolate Volc-1 chromosome 8, ASM1446617v1, whole genome shotgun sequence genome encodes:
- the LOC122631360 gene encoding DENN domain-containing protein 1A isoform X3 — MGSRLREDVKQLFECFCEIAAPVSNKQAWILQKYPSSFSDEEILKSVPKFAYPCEIENLLVQHFSFVLTSIDSKWTFGFCRHDPKTETALVVLSALPWHETFYKLLNHIASLTNNGSGEDLWKFLEKVHSCSVPIPGNSISIPIPSLNSNFVCQSPKQFQLPSIPENRNLTEYYSAVDAHNMMVVFASMLYERRIIFTSKRLSRLSACVQACNALIYPMIWQHIYIPVLPLSLMDYLLAPMPFLIGVPAPTLQRVHKSDLGEVVILDADNNTIESPFQDLESLPQDVVTNLKKALRNRPALLGDGVSRAFLRALVQLTAGYREALTLQQGERITFDQNAFVESRPSSMQPFLRKMLELQIFQQFIEERLNMLNSGLGFSDEFEMEACSYSVKSSNKFMQQYREWTYAMRKESSAFFRSVKDKVKDRGKDMKTAYKGLKWKGRSNRSENSMRFHQPRSAPSSPTLDRNPIGFTAPPKSPNGFTATTSYRKELRLRNSNFTDPRKQYSPLSPSSPDESESPPERINIDLMHELRDVIFPNTPPVDRTLKPVRSLDSLRSAWSGHSRHGPLPRTIVRNAHEISPPKTTSSCIQPIPIMNNTIDQCNTSMEALQINLNKPFGNDSLSAKSNRITAEIDSEACFVHTSSSVRGLSAQSNFLHDLYTCNEWITPAINVPHYLQNDIKQQRSQSKVHSQNVTKHDYKNIFTNVDSVLKKQNDNVSDNCILTTNSFQETEDDPFDTSKVFIPSYLQKPLFHSTNPSLSTNSDISIHPVSTTTSCSAQVKSSPEVPDLIRLDSTNSNDDFDPLLSKSSVFPNTKQMTQSLHIPEMGEGLSNPLYPYFQPLHSAKDVQHSHKPSDSVGDLDLLQAYGLDFDKFSVTNGASPTKSSVAPTQNAPGNSIKNMDNAFSLSLGTSTVKPQNNWTKFE, encoded by the exons ATGGGATCCAGATTAAG GGAGGATGTTAAGCAGCTATTTGAATGTTTTTGTGAAATTGCTGCACCAGTTAGCAACAAACAAGCTTGGATTCTTCAAAAATATCCAAGTTCTTTTTCAGATGAAGAGATCTTGAAGTCAGTCCCTAAATTTGCATATCCTTGTGAGATAGAAAa TTTACTGGTACAGCACTTCTCATTTGTGCTTACTAGTATAGATTCAAAATGGACCTTTGGTTTTTGTCGGCATGATCCAAAAACAGAGACCGCATTAGTGGTTTTGAGTGCATTACCATGGcatgaaacattttataa attattaaatcatattgCATCTTTAACAAATAATGGAAGTGGAGAAGATCTTTGGAAATTTCTTGAGAAGGTACACAGTTGTAGTGTTCCAATACCTGGAAATTCAATATCTATACCAATACCAAGTCTTAATTCT aaTTTTGTTTGCCAAAGTCCTAAGCAATTTCAATTACCTAGTATTCCAGAAAAT agAAATTTGACAGAGTATTACAGTGCTGTTGATGCTCATAATATGATGGTAGTATTCGCATCTATGCTATATGAACGACGCATTATTTTTACTTCCAAACGTTTGTCAAGGTTAAGTGCATGTGTACAAGCATGCAATGCTTTAATTTATCCAATGATTTGGcagcatatatatatcccaGTACTTCCATTATCTTTAATGGATTATTTATTAGCACCAATGCCATTTTTGATAGGTGTACCTGCTCCAACACTCCAG agggTTCACAAAAGTGATTTAGGCGAGGTAGTTATTTTAGATGCTGACAACAATACCATTGAGTCTCCTTTTCAAGATTTGGAATCTTTACCTCAAGATGTA gtaacaaatttaaaaaaagcatTACGCAATAGACCTGCCTTACTTGGAGATGGAGTGTCTAGGGCATTTTTACGAGCATTAGTACAACTGACTGCAGGATATAGAGAAGCATTAACTTTGCAACAAGGAGAACGTATCACATTTGATCAAAACGCATTTGTAGAAAGTAGACCATCTTCCATGCAACCTTTTCTACGAAAAATGTTAGAACTTCAAATCTTTCAACAA TTTATAGAAGAGAGATTAAATATGCTCAATTCTGGACTTGGCTTCTCAGATGAATTTGAGATGGAAGCATGCAGTTATTCAGTTAAATCTAGCAATAAATTTATGCAACAATATAGAGAATGGACTTATGCTATGAGGAAAGAAAGTTCAGCATTTTTCCGTAGTGTGAAGGATAAA gTCAAAGATAGAGGGAAAGATATGAAGACAGCATACAAAGGATTGAAATGGAAAg GACGGTCAAATAGAAGTGAGAATAGTATGAGATTTCATCAACCAAGATCTGCACCTAGTTCGCCTACTCTAGACAGAAATCCTATTGGATTTACAGCACCACCTAAATCTCCCAATGGATTTACTGCTACGACTAGTTATCGAAAGGAATTACGTTTACGCAATAGCAATTTTACAGATCCGAg AAAACAATACTCACCATTAAGTCCAAGTTCTCCTGATGAGTCAGAATCACCACCAGaacgtataaatatagatcTCATGCATGAACTTCGGGATGTAATATTTCCAAACACACCACCTGTGGATAGAACT TTGAAGCCAGTACGCAGTTTAGACAGCTTGAGATCTGCATGGAGTGGGCATTCACGACATGGCCCCCTACCTCGTACTATTGTCAGAAACGCTCATGAAATATCCCCTCCAAAAACTACTTCATCTTGCATCCAACCAATACCCATCATGAATAATACAATTGATCAATGTAATACTTCAATGGAAGCATTACAGATAAATCTAAACAAACCTTTTGGTAATGATTCATTGTCTGCTAAATCAAACAGAATTACTGCTGAAATAGATTCAGAAGCATGTTTCGTACATACTTCATCCTCTGTACGTGGATTATCTGCACAGTCTAATTTTTTACATGATTTGTATACATGTAATGAATGGATTACTCCTGCTATCAATGTTCCTCATTACTtacaaaatgatattaaacaGCAAAGATCACAATCCAAAGTTCATTCACAAAACGTAACTAAACatgattacaaaaatatttttacaaatgttgATTCAgtattgaaaaaacaaaatgacaATGTAAGTGATAATTGCATTTTAACTACTAATTCTTTTCAAGAAACTGAGGATGATCCTTTTGATACAAGCAAAGTGTTTATTCCCTCCTATTTACAAAAACCATTGTTTCATTCCACAAATCCATCTTTGTCTACTAATTCTGACATATCAATCCATCCTGTAAGTACTACTACATCCTGTTCTGCACAAGTTAAG AGTTCGCCAGAAGTGCCAGATTTAATCAGATTAGATTCTACAAATAGTAATGATGATTTTGACCCATTACTTTCTAAATCTTCAGTATTTCCTAATACAAAGCAAATGACACAGTCCCTACATATACCAGAAATGGGTGAAGGTCTTAGTAATCCTTTATATCCTTATTTTCAACCTTTACACAGTGCAAAAGATGTACAACATTCGCATAAACCTTCTGATAGTGTTGGTGATTTGGATCTATTACAAGCATATGGTTtagattttgataaatttagtGTAACTAATGGTGCATCGCCAACAAAAAGTTCAGTAGCACCTACACAGAATGCACCTGGAAacagtattaaaaatatggaTAATGCTTTTAGCTTATCGCTCGGCACATCTACAGTTAAGCCACAAAATAATTGGACAAAAtttgaatag
- the LOC122631360 gene encoding DENN domain-containing protein 1A isoform X4, whose protein sequence is MGSRLREDVKQLFECFCEIAAPVSNKQAWILQKYPSSFSDEEILKSVPKFAYPCEIENLLVQHFSFVLTSIDSKWTFGFCRHDPKTETALVVLSALPWHETFYKLLNHIASLTNNGSGEDLWKFLEKVHSCSVPIPGNSISIPIPSLNSNFVCQSPKQFQLPSIPENRNLTEYYSAVDAHNMMVVFASMLYERRIIFTSKRLSRLSACVQACNALIYPMIWQHIYIPVLPLSLMDYLLAPMPFLIGVPAPTLQVTNLKKALRNRPALLGDGVSRAFLRALVQLTAGYREALTLQQGERITFDQNAFVESRPSSMQPFLRKMLELQIFQQFIEERLNMLNSGLGFSDEFEMEACSYSVKSSNKFMQQYREWTYAMRKESSAFFRSVKDKANPAVKYAVKSVKDRGKDMKTAYKGLKWKGRSNRSENSMRFHQPRSAPSSPTLDRNPIGFTAPPKSPNGFTATTSYRKELRLRNSNFTDPRKQYSPLSPSSPDESESPPERINIDLMHELRDVIFPNTPPVDRTLKPVRSLDSLRSAWSGHSRHGPLPRTIVRNAHEISPPKTTSSCIQPIPIMNNTIDQCNTSMEALQINLNKPFGNDSLSAKSNRITAEIDSEACFVHTSSSVRGLSAQSNFLHDLYTCNEWITPAINVPHYLQNDIKQQRSQSKVHSQNVTKHDYKNIFTNVDSVLKKQNDNVSDNCILTTNSFQETEDDPFDTSKVFIPSYLQKPLFHSTNPSLSTNSDISIHPVSTTTSCSAQVKSSPEVPDLIRLDSTNSNDDFDPLLSKSSVFPNTKQMTQSLHIPEMGEGLSNPLYPYFQPLHSAKDVQHSHKPSDSVGDLDLLQAYGLDFDKFSVTNGASPTKSSVAPTQNAPGNSIKNMDNAFSLSLGTSTVKPQNNWTKFE, encoded by the exons ATGGGATCCAGATTAAG GGAGGATGTTAAGCAGCTATTTGAATGTTTTTGTGAAATTGCTGCACCAGTTAGCAACAAACAAGCTTGGATTCTTCAAAAATATCCAAGTTCTTTTTCAGATGAAGAGATCTTGAAGTCAGTCCCTAAATTTGCATATCCTTGTGAGATAGAAAa TTTACTGGTACAGCACTTCTCATTTGTGCTTACTAGTATAGATTCAAAATGGACCTTTGGTTTTTGTCGGCATGATCCAAAAACAGAGACCGCATTAGTGGTTTTGAGTGCATTACCATGGcatgaaacattttataa attattaaatcatattgCATCTTTAACAAATAATGGAAGTGGAGAAGATCTTTGGAAATTTCTTGAGAAGGTACACAGTTGTAGTGTTCCAATACCTGGAAATTCAATATCTATACCAATACCAAGTCTTAATTCT aaTTTTGTTTGCCAAAGTCCTAAGCAATTTCAATTACCTAGTATTCCAGAAAAT agAAATTTGACAGAGTATTACAGTGCTGTTGATGCTCATAATATGATGGTAGTATTCGCATCTATGCTATATGAACGACGCATTATTTTTACTTCCAAACGTTTGTCAAGGTTAAGTGCATGTGTACAAGCATGCAATGCTTTAATTTATCCAATGATTTGGcagcatatatatatcccaGTACTTCCATTATCTTTAATGGATTATTTATTAGCACCAATGCCATTTTTGATAGGTGTACCTGCTCCAACACTCCAG gtaacaaatttaaaaaaagcatTACGCAATAGACCTGCCTTACTTGGAGATGGAGTGTCTAGGGCATTTTTACGAGCATTAGTACAACTGACTGCAGGATATAGAGAAGCATTAACTTTGCAACAAGGAGAACGTATCACATTTGATCAAAACGCATTTGTAGAAAGTAGACCATCTTCCATGCAACCTTTTCTACGAAAAATGTTAGAACTTCAAATCTTTCAACAA TTTATAGAAGAGAGATTAAATATGCTCAATTCTGGACTTGGCTTCTCAGATGAATTTGAGATGGAAGCATGCAGTTATTCAGTTAAATCTAGCAATAAATTTATGCAACAATATAGAGAATGGACTTATGCTATGAGGAAAGAAAGTTCAGCATTTTTCCGTAGTGTGAAGGATAAA GCAAATCCAGCAGTAAAATATGCAGTTAAATCT gTCAAAGATAGAGGGAAAGATATGAAGACAGCATACAAAGGATTGAAATGGAAAg GACGGTCAAATAGAAGTGAGAATAGTATGAGATTTCATCAACCAAGATCTGCACCTAGTTCGCCTACTCTAGACAGAAATCCTATTGGATTTACAGCACCACCTAAATCTCCCAATGGATTTACTGCTACGACTAGTTATCGAAAGGAATTACGTTTACGCAATAGCAATTTTACAGATCCGAg AAAACAATACTCACCATTAAGTCCAAGTTCTCCTGATGAGTCAGAATCACCACCAGaacgtataaatatagatcTCATGCATGAACTTCGGGATGTAATATTTCCAAACACACCACCTGTGGATAGAACT TTGAAGCCAGTACGCAGTTTAGACAGCTTGAGATCTGCATGGAGTGGGCATTCACGACATGGCCCCCTACCTCGTACTATTGTCAGAAACGCTCATGAAATATCCCCTCCAAAAACTACTTCATCTTGCATCCAACCAATACCCATCATGAATAATACAATTGATCAATGTAATACTTCAATGGAAGCATTACAGATAAATCTAAACAAACCTTTTGGTAATGATTCATTGTCTGCTAAATCAAACAGAATTACTGCTGAAATAGATTCAGAAGCATGTTTCGTACATACTTCATCCTCTGTACGTGGATTATCTGCACAGTCTAATTTTTTACATGATTTGTATACATGTAATGAATGGATTACTCCTGCTATCAATGTTCCTCATTACTtacaaaatgatattaaacaGCAAAGATCACAATCCAAAGTTCATTCACAAAACGTAACTAAACatgattacaaaaatatttttacaaatgttgATTCAgtattgaaaaaacaaaatgacaATGTAAGTGATAATTGCATTTTAACTACTAATTCTTTTCAAGAAACTGAGGATGATCCTTTTGATACAAGCAAAGTGTTTATTCCCTCCTATTTACAAAAACCATTGTTTCATTCCACAAATCCATCTTTGTCTACTAATTCTGACATATCAATCCATCCTGTAAGTACTACTACATCCTGTTCTGCACAAGTTAAG AGTTCGCCAGAAGTGCCAGATTTAATCAGATTAGATTCTACAAATAGTAATGATGATTTTGACCCATTACTTTCTAAATCTTCAGTATTTCCTAATACAAAGCAAATGACACAGTCCCTACATATACCAGAAATGGGTGAAGGTCTTAGTAATCCTTTATATCCTTATTTTCAACCTTTACACAGTGCAAAAGATGTACAACATTCGCATAAACCTTCTGATAGTGTTGGTGATTTGGATCTATTACAAGCATATGGTTtagattttgataaatttagtGTAACTAATGGTGCATCGCCAACAAAAAGTTCAGTAGCACCTACACAGAATGCACCTGGAAacagtattaaaaatatggaTAATGCTTTTAGCTTATCGCTCGGCACATCTACAGTTAAGCCACAAAATAATTGGACAAAAtttgaatag
- the LOC122631360 gene encoding DENN domain-containing protein 1A isoform X2: MGSRLREDVKQLFECFCEIAAPVSNKQAWILQKYPSSFSDEEILKSVPKFAYPCEIENLLVQHFSFVLTSIDSKWTFGFCRHDPKTETALVVLSALPWHETFYKLLNHIASLTNNGSGEDLWKFLEKVHSCSVPIPGNSISIPIPSLNSNFVCQSPKQFQLPSIPENRNLTEYYSAVDAHNMMVVFASMLYERRIIFTSKRLSRLSACVQACNALIYPMIWQHIYIPVLPLSLMDYLLAPMPFLIGVPAPTLQRVHKSDLGEVVILDADNNTIESPFQDLESLPQDVTNLKKALRNRPALLGDGVSRAFLRALVQLTAGYREALTLQQGERITFDQNAFVESRPSSMQPFLRKMLELQIFQQFIEERLNMLNSGLGFSDEFEMEACSYSVKSSNKFMQQYREWTYAMRKESSAFFRSVKDKANPAVKYAVKSVKDRGKDMKTAYKGLKWKGRSNRSENSMRFHQPRSAPSSPTLDRNPIGFTAPPKSPNGFTATTSYRKELRLRNSNFTDPRKQYSPLSPSSPDESESPPERINIDLMHELRDVIFPNTPPVDRTLKPVRSLDSLRSAWSGHSRHGPLPRTIVRNAHEISPPKTTSSCIQPIPIMNNTIDQCNTSMEALQINLNKPFGNDSLSAKSNRITAEIDSEACFVHTSSSVRGLSAQSNFLHDLYTCNEWITPAINVPHYLQNDIKQQRSQSKVHSQNVTKHDYKNIFTNVDSVLKKQNDNVSDNCILTTNSFQETEDDPFDTSKVFIPSYLQKPLFHSTNPSLSTNSDISIHPVSTTTSCSAQVKSSPEVPDLIRLDSTNSNDDFDPLLSKSSVFPNTKQMTQSLHIPEMGEGLSNPLYPYFQPLHSAKDVQHSHKPSDSVGDLDLLQAYGLDFDKFSVTNGASPTKSSVAPTQNAPGNSIKNMDNAFSLSLGTSTVKPQNNWTKFE; this comes from the exons ATGGGATCCAGATTAAG GGAGGATGTTAAGCAGCTATTTGAATGTTTTTGTGAAATTGCTGCACCAGTTAGCAACAAACAAGCTTGGATTCTTCAAAAATATCCAAGTTCTTTTTCAGATGAAGAGATCTTGAAGTCAGTCCCTAAATTTGCATATCCTTGTGAGATAGAAAa TTTACTGGTACAGCACTTCTCATTTGTGCTTACTAGTATAGATTCAAAATGGACCTTTGGTTTTTGTCGGCATGATCCAAAAACAGAGACCGCATTAGTGGTTTTGAGTGCATTACCATGGcatgaaacattttataa attattaaatcatattgCATCTTTAACAAATAATGGAAGTGGAGAAGATCTTTGGAAATTTCTTGAGAAGGTACACAGTTGTAGTGTTCCAATACCTGGAAATTCAATATCTATACCAATACCAAGTCTTAATTCT aaTTTTGTTTGCCAAAGTCCTAAGCAATTTCAATTACCTAGTATTCCAGAAAAT agAAATTTGACAGAGTATTACAGTGCTGTTGATGCTCATAATATGATGGTAGTATTCGCATCTATGCTATATGAACGACGCATTATTTTTACTTCCAAACGTTTGTCAAGGTTAAGTGCATGTGTACAAGCATGCAATGCTTTAATTTATCCAATGATTTGGcagcatatatatatcccaGTACTTCCATTATCTTTAATGGATTATTTATTAGCACCAATGCCATTTTTGATAGGTGTACCTGCTCCAACACTCCAG agggTTCACAAAAGTGATTTAGGCGAGGTAGTTATTTTAGATGCTGACAACAATACCATTGAGTCTCCTTTTCAAGATTTGGAATCTTTACCTCAAGAT gtaacaaatttaaaaaaagcatTACGCAATAGACCTGCCTTACTTGGAGATGGAGTGTCTAGGGCATTTTTACGAGCATTAGTACAACTGACTGCAGGATATAGAGAAGCATTAACTTTGCAACAAGGAGAACGTATCACATTTGATCAAAACGCATTTGTAGAAAGTAGACCATCTTCCATGCAACCTTTTCTACGAAAAATGTTAGAACTTCAAATCTTTCAACAA TTTATAGAAGAGAGATTAAATATGCTCAATTCTGGACTTGGCTTCTCAGATGAATTTGAGATGGAAGCATGCAGTTATTCAGTTAAATCTAGCAATAAATTTATGCAACAATATAGAGAATGGACTTATGCTATGAGGAAAGAAAGTTCAGCATTTTTCCGTAGTGTGAAGGATAAA GCAAATCCAGCAGTAAAATATGCAGTTAAATCT gTCAAAGATAGAGGGAAAGATATGAAGACAGCATACAAAGGATTGAAATGGAAAg GACGGTCAAATAGAAGTGAGAATAGTATGAGATTTCATCAACCAAGATCTGCACCTAGTTCGCCTACTCTAGACAGAAATCCTATTGGATTTACAGCACCACCTAAATCTCCCAATGGATTTACTGCTACGACTAGTTATCGAAAGGAATTACGTTTACGCAATAGCAATTTTACAGATCCGAg AAAACAATACTCACCATTAAGTCCAAGTTCTCCTGATGAGTCAGAATCACCACCAGaacgtataaatatagatcTCATGCATGAACTTCGGGATGTAATATTTCCAAACACACCACCTGTGGATAGAACT TTGAAGCCAGTACGCAGTTTAGACAGCTTGAGATCTGCATGGAGTGGGCATTCACGACATGGCCCCCTACCTCGTACTATTGTCAGAAACGCTCATGAAATATCCCCTCCAAAAACTACTTCATCTTGCATCCAACCAATACCCATCATGAATAATACAATTGATCAATGTAATACTTCAATGGAAGCATTACAGATAAATCTAAACAAACCTTTTGGTAATGATTCATTGTCTGCTAAATCAAACAGAATTACTGCTGAAATAGATTCAGAAGCATGTTTCGTACATACTTCATCCTCTGTACGTGGATTATCTGCACAGTCTAATTTTTTACATGATTTGTATACATGTAATGAATGGATTACTCCTGCTATCAATGTTCCTCATTACTtacaaaatgatattaaacaGCAAAGATCACAATCCAAAGTTCATTCACAAAACGTAACTAAACatgattacaaaaatatttttacaaatgttgATTCAgtattgaaaaaacaaaatgacaATGTAAGTGATAATTGCATTTTAACTACTAATTCTTTTCAAGAAACTGAGGATGATCCTTTTGATACAAGCAAAGTGTTTATTCCCTCCTATTTACAAAAACCATTGTTTCATTCCACAAATCCATCTTTGTCTACTAATTCTGACATATCAATCCATCCTGTAAGTACTACTACATCCTGTTCTGCACAAGTTAAG AGTTCGCCAGAAGTGCCAGATTTAATCAGATTAGATTCTACAAATAGTAATGATGATTTTGACCCATTACTTTCTAAATCTTCAGTATTTCCTAATACAAAGCAAATGACACAGTCCCTACATATACCAGAAATGGGTGAAGGTCTTAGTAATCCTTTATATCCTTATTTTCAACCTTTACACAGTGCAAAAGATGTACAACATTCGCATAAACCTTCTGATAGTGTTGGTGATTTGGATCTATTACAAGCATATGGTTtagattttgataaatttagtGTAACTAATGGTGCATCGCCAACAAAAAGTTCAGTAGCACCTACACAGAATGCACCTGGAAacagtattaaaaatatggaTAATGCTTTTAGCTTATCGCTCGGCACATCTACAGTTAAGCCACAAAATAATTGGACAAAAtttgaatag